One Algibacter sp. L3A6 genomic region harbors:
- a CDS encoding DUF5670 family protein, producing MYKILNVLAIVLFGLWAIGFFVYNLIIISHIFLVSATVVLIIRVLKEK from the coding sequence ATGTATAAAATATTAAATGTACTCGCTATAGTTCTATTCGGTCTTTGGGCCATTGGATTTTTTGTGTACAACCTTATCATTATTTCACACATATTTTTAGTATCGGCAACAGTGGTACTAATTATAAGAGTATTAAAAGAAAAATAA
- a CDS encoding helix-turn-helix domain-containing protein — MKVIDLKTNNLEQTFNQLKADLGGRLDSAHKEYSLEIDNNMAKGEIKGVSVNENISFLEYNITFENDTVIARNTPTTNPIYFLYCAEGQMSHGFGLNSKQRSLNQFQTGIFASDPHKTSCFFFRKGQTVKFSNISFDTKSDSEDADAINLLQTQLLKTFMPKGDKEIFAYIGSYNLRISEKIQQLEAIKQKGIVRQLLTNGIVHMILALEIEQHNEDTKNGVTNFGSLSRSEMDTINELSNFIQNYPEIKYTLAYLSKKGGMSPAKLQEGFKLLHNRTVSDFIRNTRVETAENLLKTTDLNISEIVYTVGLTSRSYFSKIFKEKYNCSPKYYQENQYSVAVTA; from the coding sequence ATGAAAGTTATAGATCTTAAAACAAATAATTTAGAACAAACCTTTAACCAATTAAAGGCAGACCTAGGTGGCCGTTTAGATTCAGCACACAAAGAGTACTCTTTAGAAATTGATAATAACATGGCTAAGGGTGAAATTAAAGGTGTATCTGTTAACGAAAATATATCTTTCTTAGAATATAATATTACGTTTGAAAACGATACCGTAATCGCTAGAAACACACCAACCACTAACCCTATTTACTTTCTGTATTGTGCAGAAGGGCAAATGAGTCACGGGTTTGGATTAAACAGTAAACAACGCTCTTTAAACCAGTTTCAAACTGGAATATTTGCCAGCGACCCGCATAAAACAAGCTGTTTCTTTTTTAGAAAAGGACAAACAGTAAAATTCTCTAACATTAGTTTCGATACAAAATCTGATAGTGAAGATGCCGATGCTATAAACCTATTGCAAACCCAACTTTTAAAAACTTTTATGCCAAAAGGTGACAAAGAAATTTTTGCATACATAGGCTCTTATAACTTGAGAATTTCAGAAAAAATACAACAATTAGAAGCTATTAAGCAAAAAGGTATTGTTAGACAATTATTAACTAACGGTATTGTACACATGATTTTGGCTTTAGAAATTGAGCAACACAACGAGGATACTAAAAATGGTGTAACCAACTTCGGGTCTTTAAGCAGAAGCGAAATGGATACCATTAACGAGTTATCTAACTTTATACAAAACTACCCGGAAATTAAATATACACTGGCTTACTTAAGTAAAAAAGGTGGTATGTCTCCGGCAAAATTACAAGAAGGTTTTAAATTATTGCACAACCGTACGGTATCGGACTTTATTAGAAACACCCGTGTGGAAACTGCTGAAAACCTATTGAAAACAACGGACTTAAATATCTCTGAAATTGTTTACACCGTTGGTTTAACAAGTAGAAGTTATTTTTCTAAAATTTTTAAAGAAAAATATAACTGTAGCCCAAAGTATTACCAAGAAAATCAATATTCGGTAGCTGTAACAGCCTAA
- a CDS encoding suppressor of fused domain protein: MNFESSPGWDAIDNILNKIYSNQKPKHFAPETPFNLGGSAPLDGVSVYYDKENGFYHYITYGLTELHQKESDNDEYSGWGFELTFKLKSNSKMNNAPKWPVNMLQEIAKIVFDKELEFDEFNTLSSGPITSEKSSINGLLFILDNQLGERDSEYGKFKFLQIFGLTEKEFDRITNKTIDRRDLIKREQVKNPLLITDINK, from the coding sequence ATGAATTTTGAATCATCTCCAGGTTGGGACGCTATAGATAATATTTTGAATAAAATTTATAGCAATCAAAAACCTAAACATTTTGCCCCTGAAACGCCATTTAACTTAGGAGGTAGTGCCCCTTTAGATGGTGTTAGCGTTTATTATGATAAGGAAAATGGATTTTACCACTACATAACTTACGGATTAACTGAACTCCACCAAAAGGAATCTGACAACGACGAATATAGTGGCTGGGGATTTGAATTAACTTTTAAGCTGAAATCAAATTCTAAAATGAATAATGCTCCTAAATGGCCAGTTAACATGCTACAAGAAATAGCAAAAATCGTTTTCGATAAAGAGCTTGAATTTGATGAATTTAATACGTTATCATCTGGCCCCATTACGAGTGAAAAATCTTCTATAAATGGATTATTGTTTATATTAGATAATCAACTTGGCGAAAGAGACTCGGAATATGGGAAATTTAAATTTTTACAAATATTCGGGTTAACAGAAAAGGAATTTGATAGAATTACAAACAAAACTATAGACCGCAGAGATTTAATAAAAAGAGAACAAGTAAAAAATCCTTTATTAATCACTGATATAAATAAATAA
- a CDS encoding WD40 repeat domain-containing protein, whose protein sequence is MKNISHQLYQKETEKILKLTLNDTTMTSLSGKLNKLRKTEKFFSTPQEAIKAFTKKEWEAIKKGFNLHNENAKTGEPILHTYIGGGYTGALSFQHTPNGTYVYKNIEQTDYLILKDNLGITLEEVQLPEQLAWDIEYITKTNSLILNLDHYVYEYQIEKNKFNDLSDEKDNGDCFVSVSQDLIAYAKNDKIFIKNNQNNVLLSQSYQVNTTSDDYSFCGKLSSDGKLLAFHNKKGEIKVLNTKTGEVVNKIIGDFETIKQIEFTENNTLLVTKEDYGTWRMRYFNLTENKEIKIEGLKIPSYAPIVMNFCFNNDQSKLVIIDRTNVAYIFDFRKKEFLYSFKIQHAVQTSNAKFINETLAVRTDYGCFSIYNV, encoded by the coding sequence ATGAAAAACATCTCACATCAATTATATCAAAAAGAAACAGAAAAAATACTAAAACTGACTTTGAATGATACAACAATGACTTCTCTATCAGGAAAATTAAACAAATTAAGAAAAACTGAAAAATTTTTTTCAACGCCTCAAGAAGCTATAAAGGCATTCACAAAAAAAGAATGGGAAGCTATAAAAAAAGGGTTCAATTTACATAACGAGAATGCAAAAACAGGAGAACCAATTTTACACACCTACATTGGTGGAGGTTATACTGGTGCTTTATCTTTTCAACACACACCTAATGGAACTTATGTCTATAAGAATATTGAACAAACTGATTATTTAATTTTAAAAGATAATCTAGGGATCACTCTTGAAGAGGTACAGTTACCAGAACAATTAGCTTGGGATATAGAATACATTACTAAAACCAACTCTCTTATATTAAATCTTGATCATTATGTTTATGAATATCAAATTGAAAAGAATAAATTCAATGATCTAAGTGATGAAAAAGATAATGGAGACTGCTTCGTTTCGGTTTCACAAGACCTAATTGCCTATGCGAAAAATGATAAAATTTTTATTAAAAATAATCAAAATAATGTGTTGCTAAGCCAAAGCTACCAAGTTAACACTACAAGCGACGATTATTCTTTTTGTGGTAAATTATCTAGTGATGGTAAATTATTAGCTTTTCATAATAAAAAAGGAGAAATTAAAGTTTTGAATACAAAAACAGGTGAAGTTGTAAATAAAATCATTGGAGATTTTGAAACAATCAAACAAATCGAATTTACAGAGAACAACACCTTGTTAGTTACAAAAGAAGATTATGGAACTTGGAGAATGCGATATTTTAATTTAACTGAAAATAAAGAGATTAAAATAGAAGGCCTTAAAATACCTTCATACGCTCCAATTGTTATGAATTTCTGCTTTAATAATGACCAATCTAAATTAGTTATTATTGACAGAACAAATGTTGCCTATATATTTGATTTTAGGAAAAAGGAATTTTTATACAGTTTTAAAATTCAACATGCAGTTCAAACATCCAATGCTAAATTTATTAACGAAACTTTAGCTGTAAGAACAGATTATGGTTGTTTTAGTATCTATAATGTTTGA
- a CDS encoding MCP four helix bundle domain-containing protein has translation MGFYNKLKWILGILMVFVLIIATNLIDKNNFVRVRDSVVTIYEDRLVANDLIFEMLKSVQEKELAVAISDSTFFDSKNSKVNHNIEALVSRFEETKLTSQEENVFTDLKQNVKLLVDAETKFLNSNYADNANVIKHIESLKTNLSDLSKIQLTEGNRQMSISKRALDSVELFTQIEIFILVLLAIVIQIIVMYNPKTKS, from the coding sequence ATGGGGTTTTATAATAAATTAAAGTGGATACTTGGAATATTAATGGTTTTTGTTTTAATCATTGCAACTAACTTAATCGATAAGAACAATTTTGTTCGCGTTCGTGATTCTGTGGTTACAATTTACGAAGACAGATTAGTGGCGAACGATTTAATTTTTGAAATGCTAAAATCTGTTCAAGAAAAGGAATTAGCCGTAGCCATATCCGATTCTACTTTTTTTGATAGTAAAAACTCAAAAGTTAACCATAATATAGAAGCTTTGGTTTCTAGATTTGAGGAAACAAAATTAACCTCGCAAGAGGAGAATGTATTTACAGATTTAAAACAAAACGTTAAGTTGTTGGTAGATGCTGAAACAAAGTTTTTAAACTCTAATTATGCTGATAATGCTAATGTGATTAAACATATTGAAAGCTTAAAAACAAACCTCAGCGATTTATCTAAAATACAACTTACAGAAGGAAACAGACAAATGTCTATTAGTAAGCGCGCGCTTGATTCGGTAGAATTATTCACTCAAATTGAAATCTTTATATTGGTTCTGTTGGCTATTGTAATTCAGATTATCGTTATGTATAATCCTAAAACGAAGTCTTAA
- a CDS encoding Dps family protein — protein METTTAAIGIKKDNRKAVVEMLKQLLADEYVMYTKYRNAHWNVEGIDFHSKHVFFEEEYGKLENTIDEVAERIRMLGFYSPGSMQQFIELSELKENGPDTNDSASFMKVLLEDHETVIKFIRENIGDNAEAHNDEGTADFITGIMQMHEQMAWMLRSSLKTFK, from the coding sequence ATGGAAACAACAACAGCAGCCATAGGCATTAAGAAAGATAATAGAAAAGCAGTAGTAGAAATGTTAAAGCAACTACTTGCCGATGAATATGTAATGTATACTAAATACAGAAACGCGCACTGGAATGTTGAAGGAATTGATTTTCATAGTAAGCATGTGTTCTTTGAAGAAGAATATGGAAAACTAGAAAATACTATTGACGAAGTTGCAGAACGTATCCGTATGTTAGGCTTTTATTCGCCAGGAAGTATGCAACAGTTTATAGAACTTTCTGAATTGAAAGAAAACGGACCAGACACTAATGATAGTGCTAGTTTTATGAAGGTTTTATTAGAAGATCACGAAACAGTGATTAAATTTATAAGAGAAAATATTGGCGACAACGCCGAAGCACATAATGATGAAGGTACAGCCGATTTTATTACCGGTATTATGCAAATGCATGAGCAAATGGCTTGGATGTTACGTTCGTCTTTAAAAACGTTTAAATAG
- a CDS encoding DUF748 domain-containing protein — protein sequence MEKKKNRGLRKKRYTIPVIIIGVLILFRLLLPFMVKKYVNNVLADIPGYYGQVSGIDISLFRGAYVIHNLYLNKIDAGSEVPFIKLAETDISIEWRSLFKGRVVSEIVMTSPQFIYVFEDQQKNEAADPDFDDWTKALTDLVPIDINNLKIIDGKAAFVQLTADPNIDLNLNQIQLNATNLRNVERTERELPSEINATAMSIGEGRFTLNGKMDLVKQIPDMDVSFSLEDASATALNDFTNYYAGIDFAEGSFNVFSEIAIADGFLTGYVKPLLKDSKLISAEQDSFLNTLWEGFVGFFKFVLKNKGNNTLATKVPLSGDLNQVKTKVWPSVFNVFKNGWIEAFKGVVDNDIDFEDAEKASKKENKKK from the coding sequence ATGGAAAAGAAGAAAAACAGAGGCTTGAGGAAAAAACGATATACTATACCGGTAATTATTATTGGTGTTTTAATCTTGTTTAGGTTGTTATTACCTTTTATGGTTAAAAAGTATGTAAATAATGTACTTGCGGATATTCCGGGGTATTATGGTCAGGTTTCTGGTATTGATATTTCGCTTTTTCGTGGTGCTTATGTAATTCATAATTTATATTTAAATAAGATTGATGCAGGTTCTGAGGTGCCCTTTATAAAGTTAGCAGAAACGGATATTTCCATAGAATGGCGTTCTTTATTTAAGGGTAGGGTAGTGAGTGAAATTGTAATGACGAGCCCGCAATTTATTTATGTTTTTGAAGATCAACAAAAAAATGAAGCTGCCGATCCTGATTTTGATGATTGGACAAAAGCTTTAACCGATTTAGTGCCTATTGATATTAATAATCTTAAAATTATAGATGGTAAAGCGGCCTTTGTGCAACTTACTGCCGACCCAAATATCGATTTAAATTTAAACCAGATTCAGTTAAACGCTACCAACCTTAGAAATGTAGAACGTACTGAGCGCGAATTGCCTTCGGAAATTAATGCTACTGCCATGTCTATTGGGGAAGGTCGTTTTACCTTAAATGGAAAAATGGATTTAGTGAAGCAAATTCCAGATATGGATGTATCGTTTTCTTTGGAAGATGCTTCTGCAACGGCACTTAATGATTTTACTAATTATTATGCAGGTATCGATTTTGCTGAAGGTAGTTTTAATGTATTTAGTGAAATTGCTATTGCTGATGGTTTTTTAACAGGTTATGTAAAACCTTTACTTAAAGATTCTAAGTTAATTAGTGCTGAACAAGACAGCTTTTTAAACACCCTATGGGAAGGTTTTGTTGGATTTTTTAAATTCGTATTAAAAAATAAAGGGAATAACACCTTAGCAACAAAGGTGCCTTTATCGGGCGATTTAAACCAAGTAAAGACCAAAGTTTGGCCAAGTGTGTTTAATGTCTTTAAAAACGGATGGATAGAAGCTTTTAAAGGTGTTGTAGATAATGATATAGATTTTGAAGATGCCGAAAAAGCAAGCAAAAAAGAAAATAAGAAAAAGTAG
- a CDS encoding DUF748 domain-containing protein has protein sequence MTMPKTEYKTKTIHKKWPQVLLGVAIILLLCLLGLQVYGKYALTEAINEKTPDNVELSYDDLDINILLGSVKFHNLNLKSLNEITEKIEVLATTEFLKITDVAYWPLWNNKRFEADNIEIKNAKITTYKEDTDDVHFSVNELSFNISDVKTDKEMLQNKIPFNYEILDVELQELYLDLSRFEELKVASLSFEENNLEFENLSITSKYNKEVLSKRLTVERDYVDFKVPQGNFEALELGTVKDSFTVSIKRFNLNNSELNLYRNKLIADDFTVKTLYGTRLENLPIKLNIESFFIKNANVFYSEKIDLDIDPVSISFEDLDAEINNISNTNTQKTDIKVEAKLMGKAPILFNWDFNTKDAADSFNASAILTDLEAETINPFLESQANVRALGRIHEMYFTIHGNDFESTGEMKMKYENFKFSILDEDQLGINKTLSTLVNILTNDGSKTDANGYRYGDIAVERDRTKSFFNYLWLNTKDGLKNTVVGNGKK, from the coding sequence ATGACGATGCCTAAAACGGAATATAAAACAAAAACAATACATAAAAAATGGCCCCAAGTTTTGCTTGGGGTTGCTATTATATTATTGCTATGTTTATTAGGCTTGCAGGTTTATGGTAAATATGCTTTAACAGAAGCTATAAATGAAAAAACACCCGATAACGTTGAGTTAAGTTATGACGATTTGGATATCAATATCCTTTTAGGGTCGGTTAAATTTCATAATTTGAACTTAAAGAGCTTAAATGAAATAACTGAAAAGATAGAGGTTTTAGCAACTACGGAATTTTTAAAAATAACCGATGTTGCTTATTGGCCGCTTTGGAATAATAAGCGATTTGAAGCCGATAATATTGAAATAAAAAACGCAAAAATTACAACGTATAAAGAAGATACAGATGATGTACATTTTTCTGTAAATGAGTTATCTTTTAATATATCTGATGTAAAAACAGACAAGGAAATGCTTCAGAATAAAATCCCTTTTAATTACGAAATCTTAGATGTGGAGTTGCAAGAGCTGTATTTAGATTTAAGTCGTTTTGAAGAATTAAAAGTGGCTAGCCTTTCATTTGAAGAAAATAATTTAGAGTTTGAAAATTTATCAATTACTTCAAAATATAATAAAGAAGTACTTTCAAAACGATTAACCGTAGAGCGTGATTATGTAGATTTTAAAGTGCCTCAAGGAAATTTTGAAGCTTTAGAATTGGGAACAGTTAAAGATAGTTTTACAGTTTCAATAAAGCGTTTCAATTTAAATAATTCAGAATTAAACCTTTATAGAAACAAATTAATAGCAGACGATTTTACAGTAAAAACACTTTATGGAACGCGGCTCGAAAACCTTCCTATAAAACTAAATATCGAATCTTTCTTTATAAAAAATGCCAATGTATTTTATTCTGAAAAGATTGATTTAGATATAGACCCCGTGTCTATTTCTTTTGAAGATTTGGACGCAGAAATTAATAACATTTCAAATACTAATACTCAAAAAACAGATATTAAAGTGGAAGCTAAACTTATGGGGAAAGCACCAATATTGTTTAATTGGGATTTTAATACCAAGGATGCTGCAGATTCTTTTAATGCCTCGGCTATTTTAACCGATTTGGAAGCAGAAACTATTAATCCGTTTTTAGAATCTCAGGCTAATGTAAGAGCCTTAGGTCGCATTCACGAAATGTATTTCACAATACATGGTAATGATTTTGAATCTACTGGTGAAATGAAAATGAAATATGAGAACTTTAAATTCTCTATATTAGATGAAGATCAATTAGGCATAAACAAAACACTGAGTACATTGGTTAATATTTTAACTAATGATGGCTCTAAAACCGATGCCAACGGTTATAGGTACGGAGATATTGCTGTGGAGCGCGATAGAACAAAATCGTTTTTTAACTATTTATGGTTAAATACTAAAGATGGTCTTAAAAATACAGTAGTTGGCAACGGAAAAAAATAA
- a CDS encoding arsenate reductase family protein, with translation MGVISTDDRKITIYYHSENSIGKQAYAYVKSSEKKLHAVDICKTNVTGTQWAELASKLGKNISDLINKEDPGFTETYGEDSAIMEQHDWLKILENEPQLLKYPIVIDGENYLQIKSAAEFKQYIDPDSAGLDKESLDQQFTENDDA, from the coding sequence ATGGGCGTGATATCAACAGACGACAGAAAAATTACAATTTATTATCATTCAGAGAACTCTATAGGCAAGCAAGCGTATGCTTATGTAAAATCTTCTGAGAAAAAACTACATGCAGTAGATATATGTAAAACAAACGTTACCGGAACACAATGGGCCGAATTGGCCAGTAAGTTGGGCAAAAATATATCGGACTTAATAAATAAGGAAGATCCTGGTTTTACAGAAACCTATGGTGAAGATTCTGCAATTATGGAACAGCACGATTGGTTAAAAATATTAGAGAATGAGCCGCAATTATTAAAATATCCTATTGTGATAGATGGTGAAAACTATTTGCAAATTAAAAGTGCAGCCGAATTTAAGCAATATATTGATCCGGATAGTGCAGGCTTAGATAAAGAATCTCTAGACCAACAATTTACTGAAAATGACGATGCCTAA
- the cls gene encoding cardiolipin synthase, with amino-acid sequence MNTLLWTLYGVVTLWSIISIILHGSRPTKSLSWLLAVVLLPFAGPLLYYLFGVNRRKFKFFRLKQTEKRKLFDEKYKDIHELENSVDFHSAKNKKLSKLIENGTLLKAYAGNKATVLNGGKETFESIFETLEQAEHFIHLQYYIFSEGELSERFYNIFKEKIAKGVEVRLIYDSFGSSSFRGNTIKRFRDLGVKAFPMMPIRFGSLLFTLNYRNHRKMIIVDGKIGFTGGVNVTDQYIKPISDLGIWNDIHIKLEGPVVKSLHRVFIKDYYFASDEELLLKEKYIPKIEQKGNHTIQIVAAGPDSKQPAIMQQYISMIMLAEKCICIANPYFIPSIAVLQALKIATLSGIEVNILVPKVSDSKMAKLSMFSNFEELLAVGVNIYLRPDFSHSKMILIDGEIASIGSGNFDYRSFEHNFETNALLYDVELTQNIQTEFDTICNNYIPLDYESFKNRPVWKRLLEGMAKFFSPLL; translated from the coding sequence ATGAACACACTATTATGGACTTTATACGGGGTTGTTACCCTTTGGAGCATCATCAGTATAATACTGCATGGCAGCCGACCAACAAAATCCTTAAGTTGGTTATTGGCTGTGGTATTATTACCATTTGCGGGTCCACTACTTTATTATCTATTTGGCGTTAATAGACGAAAGTTTAAATTTTTCAGGTTGAAGCAAACTGAAAAGCGAAAGCTTTTTGATGAAAAATATAAGGACATTCATGAACTAGAAAATAGTGTTGATTTCCATTCAGCTAAAAACAAAAAACTCTCTAAACTTATAGAAAACGGCACACTACTTAAAGCATATGCCGGTAATAAAGCAACAGTATTAAACGGTGGTAAAGAAACCTTTGAAAGTATATTTGAAACCTTAGAACAAGCAGAACACTTTATTCATTTACAATATTATATTTTTTCCGAAGGCGAACTTTCAGAACGTTTTTACAACATATTTAAAGAGAAAATTGCAAAAGGTGTCGAGGTGAGACTAATTTACGATTCTTTCGGGAGTTCTTCTTTTCGTGGAAACACCATTAAACGTTTTCGTGATCTTGGAGTGAAAGCCTTCCCAATGATGCCAATTCGTTTTGGAAGTCTTCTATTTACATTAAATTACAGAAATCACAGAAAAATGATTATTGTTGACGGAAAAATTGGGTTTACAGGTGGTGTAAATGTAACCGATCAATATATAAAACCTATTTCCGATCTTGGTATCTGGAACGATATTCATATTAAGCTCGAAGGCCCTGTAGTGAAGAGTTTACATCGTGTTTTTATAAAAGATTATTATTTTGCTAGTGATGAAGAGTTACTTCTAAAAGAAAAATATATTCCTAAAATTGAACAAAAAGGAAACCATACCATCCAAATTGTAGCTGCTGGGCCAGACTCTAAACAACCAGCTATCATGCAACAATACATAAGTATGATTATGCTGGCCGAAAAATGTATTTGCATTGCCAATCCTTATTTTATACCAAGTATTGCCGTGCTACAAGCTTTAAAAATTGCAACATTGAGTGGTATTGAAGTTAACATACTTGTACCAAAAGTATCGGATTCTAAAATGGCAAAACTAAGTATGTTTTCAAATTTTGAAGAGCTTCTTGCTGTTGGTGTTAACATATACCTGAGACCCGATTTCTCTCATAGTAAAATGATTTTAATCGATGGTGAAATTGCATCTATAGGTTCTGGTAATTTTGACTACCGAAGCTTCGAGCATAATTTTGAAACCAACGCATTGCTCTATGATGTTGAATTAACCCAAAATATACAAACAGAGTTTGATACTATTTGCAATAATTATATACCGCTGGATTACGAGTCTTTTAAAAACAGACCGGTCTGGAAACGTTTACTAGAAGGTATGGCTAAGTTTTTTAGTCCGTTACTATAA
- a CDS encoding GH3 auxin-responsive promoter family protein — protein MAIIGNIIKGIIHASEIISSEFDAAEEQREVLKDLLETAKDTEFGKAYQFEEILKSDTIERDFRAKVPFHDYNQITEQWWEKVQAGEKDITWPDSPDYFALSSGTTGKTNKRIPVTDAMVKAIRNAGIQQVLALRNFDLPADFYEKEIMMLGSSTDLEEHNDALEGEISGISASNIPFWFQNYYKPGKEIAQIDDWDKRVQRIAENAANWDIGALSGIPSWMELMLQKVIDYHGLNNIHEIWPNLQVYTSGGVAFGPYKRSFNALLGKPITVIDTYLASEGFMAFQERPDTDAMKLVTNNGVYFEFVPFKPEYIQADGSLVQDAPSLSISEVELNQDYVLVISTVAGSWRYLIGDTIEFTDIKRAEIKITGRTKFFLNTVGSQLSVNKLNDAVQHLEKEFDIEIPEYTLCANRINDDFYHCWYLGTESNIETDKLVNALDEFLKNANKNYKVARSKALEGVKVNTVSPSVFHDWSGSNKKKGGQVKMERVMGQDKFAEWEDFVASKL, from the coding sequence ATGGCCATAATAGGAAATATAATTAAAGGAATAATTCATGCATCAGAAATCATTTCTTCAGAATTTGATGCAGCAGAAGAACAACGCGAGGTTCTAAAAGATTTACTAGAAACCGCAAAAGATACCGAGTTTGGTAAAGCCTATCAATTTGAAGAGATTCTAAAATCGGATACAATAGAACGTGATTTTAGAGCTAAAGTGCCCTTTCACGATTACAATCAAATTACAGAACAGTGGTGGGAAAAGGTGCAAGCTGGCGAAAAGGATATTACTTGGCCAGATAGCCCAGATTATTTTGCTCTAAGTTCGGGAACTACAGGGAAAACAAATAAACGTATTCCGGTTACAGATGCCATGGTTAAAGCTATTAGAAATGCAGGAATTCAACAAGTTCTTGCCTTAAGAAATTTTGATTTACCAGCCGATTTTTACGAAAAGGAAATTATGATGCTTGGCAGTTCTACAGATCTTGAAGAACATAATGATGCGCTAGAAGGCGAAATTAGTGGTATTAGTGCTAGTAATATTCCGTTTTGGTTTCAAAATTATTATAAGCCAGGAAAAGAAATTGCTCAAATTGACGATTGGGATAAACGTGTACAACGTATTGCTGAAAATGCTGCTAATTGGGATATTGGTGCACTAAGCGGTATTCCGTCTTGGATGGAGTTAATGCTGCAAAAAGTGATAGATTATCACGGTTTAAATAACATACATGAGATTTGGCCAAACCTACAAGTGTATACCTCTGGTGGTGTGGCTTTTGGTCCTTATAAACGAAGTTTTAATGCGCTTTTAGGAAAACCGATTACGGTTATTGATACTTATTTGGCTTCGGAAGGTTTTATGGCGTTCCAAGAACGACCAGATACGGATGCTATGAAGTTAGTAACCAATAATGGCGTTTATTTTGAATTTGTACCTTTTAAGCCCGAGTATATTCAGGCCGATGGTTCGTTGGTGCAAGATGCACCATCATTATCTATTTCTGAGGTAGAACTTAATCAAGATTATGTTTTGGTAATTAGTACGGTTGCAGGATCGTGGCGTTATTTAATAGGTGATACTATTGAGTTTACAGATATTAAACGTGCTGAAATTAAAATTACAGGACGAACAAAATTCTTTTTAAATACTGTTGGTTCTCAATTATCGGTTAATAAATTGAATGATGCTGTACAACACCTAGAAAAGGAATTTGATATTGAAATACCTGAATATACCTTATGTGCTAATAGAATTAACGATGATTTTTACCACTGCTGGTATTTGGGTACAGAATCTAACATAGAAACTGATAAATTGGTAAATGCTTTAGATGAATTTTTGAAGAATGCCAATAAAAATTATAAAGTGGCACGTTCTAAAGCTTTAGAAGGTGTAAAGGTTAACACCGTATCGCCTTCTGTTTTTCACGATTGGAGTGGAAGCAATAAAAAGAAAGGCGGACAAGTAAAAATGGAGCGTGTTATGGGGCAAGATAAATTTGCCGAATGGGAAGATTTTGTAGCCTCTAAGCTGTAA